One genomic window of Garra rufa chromosome 2, GarRuf1.0, whole genome shotgun sequence includes the following:
- the anxa11a gene encoding annexin A11a, which translates to MSYPGYPPQSGYPQAGGYPPQPGAYPPAAGGYPPQPGMYPPQAGGYPPQPGAYPPQPGAYPGQPGPYPGVPSGGWGAPGAPGAPIGLDNLPNPGFNASNLPGMANQFAANSGFTPNPSMFPQVPGGYPGPQPGGPPAPSPNQSYGMYPQPGGGMPQGQGMGYPGGPPPGQQMPGFPNAPAANPSMPGYPNAPSPNPSVPAYGGGYGGGAPAVPAISRGFRGTIQDFAGADPLRDAEVLRKAMKGFGTDEQAIINLLGSRSNRQRVPLLVSYKTAYGKDLVKDLKSELSGNFEKLVLAMLKTPAQFDAYELKEAIKGAGTDEACLIEILASRSNAEIREINQVFKAENKKTLEESISGDTSGHFRRLLVSLAQGNRDESENVDISVAKQDAQALYQAGENKLGTDESRFNAILCARSKAHLRAAETYRPNQPLRGAGRLMPPQEPTIQPGRIGRRHVGYPEAIPPGGSEEHSRELGVHPQMGQRPQRGVETSASPPDSHLPEDYLLREDDEGSLLANERQDFSVTMAMRSQ; encoded by the exons ATGAGTTATCCAGGCTATCCTCCTCAATCCGGCTATCCGCAGGCTGGTGGATACCCACCCCAACCAGGGGCGTACCCTCCTGCTGCAGGAGGTTACCCCCCTCAACCTGGGATGTATCCCCCGCAGGCGGGTGGATACCCTCCCCAACCCGGAGCTTACCCGCCCCAGCCAGGTGCCTATCCTGGCCAGCCAGGGCCATATCCTGGTGTACCCTCAG GAGGTTGGGGTGCTCCTGGTGCTCCCGGTGCTCCTATTGGCCTGGATAATTTGCCGAATCCTGGCTTCAACGCATCGAATCTTCCAGGAATG GCAAATCAGTTCGCTGCCAATAGTGGATTTACCCCAAATCCATCCATGTTCCCTCAAGTCCCTGGTGGTTATCCTGGCCCCCAACCTGGGGGCCCACCAGCCCCCTCCCCTAACCAGTCCTATGGCATGTACCCTCAGCCAGGAGGAGGCATGCCCCAAGGTCAGGGAATGGGATACCCTGGAGGGCCACCCCCAGGTCAGCAGATGCCAGGCTTCCCAAATGCTCCAGCAGCCAATCCGTCCATGCCTGGCTATCCCAACGCACCCTCACCCAACCCGTCCGTGCCCGCATATGGAGGAGGTTACGGAGGAGGTGCACCTGCCGTTCCAGCTATCAGT CGTGGATTCAGAGGGACAATTCAAGACTTTGCAGGAGCTGATCCGCTAAGAGATGCGGAAGTCCTCAGGAAGGCCATGAAGGGTTTTG GCACTGATGAACAAGCCATCATTAATTTACTCGGAAGTCGCTCCAACAGGCAGCGTGTACCACTTCTTGTGTCATACAAGACTGCCTATGGAAAG GATTTGGTAAAGGATCTGAAGTCTGAGCTTTCAGGGAACTTTGAGAAGCTGGTGCTAGCCATGTTGAAGACTCCAGCTCAATTTGATGCATATGAGCTCAAAGAGGCCATCAAG GGAGCAGGGACAGATGAGGCCTGTCTGATTGAAATCCTGGCCTCTCGGTCTAATGCAGAGATCCGAGAAATCAATCAAGTCTTCAAAGCTG aaaataaaaaaacactggaAGAGTCCATCAGTGGAGACACATCTGGACATTTCCGCAGACTTCTGGTCTCTCTTGCTCAG GGTAACCGTGATGAGAGTGAGAATGTGGACATATCAGTAGCCAAACAGGATGCTCAG GCTCTCTATCAAGCAGGAGAAAATAAACTTGGCACAGATGAGTCTAGATTCAATGCCATCCTGTGTGCTCGGAGCAAAGCTCACCTCAGAGCAG ccgagacgtaccgtccgaatCAACCACTGCGAGGGGCTGGGAGGCTGATGCCTCCCCAAGAACCAACCATCCAGCCtggaaggatcggccggaggcacGTGGGGTACCCCGAGGCCattccccctggcggctcggaggagcatagccgagagctcggcgTCCACCCTCAGATGGGACAGCGACCGCAGAGGGGCGTCGAGACGTCCgcctcaccccctgactctcaTCTTCCAGAGGACTACCTGCTGCGGGAAGACGATGAGGGGAGCCTGCTCGCAaacgagcggcaggacttcagTGTAACCATGGCTATGCGTTCGcaatga
- the mocos gene encoding molybdenum cofactor sulfurase: METHSLQDFQDLCTLESFKSFWHYYGYGVDQQELIDREFKRIKGVTYLDHAGTTLFPESQIKGFYDDISRNVYGNPHSHNPSSRLTHDTVESVRYRILEHFNTCPEEYSVIFTSGCTAALKVVADTFPWKAASNERPGSQFCYLTDNHTSVVGIRGVTALQGVGTVSVLPCEVETRAKKPPTQTNGEEECSVPHLFCYPAQSNFSGRKYPLSYVKGIQSQQLYPACEHRGRWFVLLDAACFVSCSPLDLSQYPADFVPISFYKMFGFPTGLGALLVRNEAAEVLRKTYFGGGTAAAYLVAEDYFVPKPNVVSRFEDGTISFLDIISLHHGFETLRKLTGSMLNIQLHTFGLARYTYIVLSCLCHSNGKPVAQIHCDNDFQNMAEQGAVLNFSLLDCHGQTVGYSQVDKMASLFNIHIRTGCFCNTGACQHYLAISNQNVKSNLHAGHICGDNIDLIEGRPTGSIRVSFGYMSSFEDCQNFLRFVVNCFVDKPLILDQKRLTKLKSAEPMKFAASNDLRSIPNGQLGHENGQAITPLPERITPCEDIVSKEGKNNGSSHTLTNLFIYPVKSCASFEVTEWPLGPQGLLYDRLWMVVNENGVCLSQKREPKLCLIRPVICLASNMLQLQVSGMEVVTVPLETSLANSDLRTSQSKVCGDRVQTVDCGEEVSAWLSEFLGKPCRLIRQRPEFLRDMKFGRGKVGDCGTTALSLVNEAQFLLINRASVSFLQEHIANRHNSENEGTWQDMEQLIQRFRTNLVISGQEAFAEDDWSDLTVGDIQFQVIGRCGRCQMIGVDQKSATRTQEPLRSISECRSGKVTFGVYLAHQSARNTTAVPILSVGARVIPRISEPTDKP, from the exons ATGGAGACTCACTCTCTGCAGGACTTCCAGGACTTATGCACCCTTGAGAGTTTTAAGAGTTTCTGGCACTATTACGGTTACGGCGTTGATCAACAAGAACTGATCGATCGGGAATTTAAACGGATTAAAG gTGTTACATACCTTGATCACGCAGGGACAACGCTATTTCCTGAATCTCAGATTAAAGGATTTTATGATGACATATCTAGAAATGTTTACG GCAATCCCCACAGTCATAATCCCAGCAGTAGACTAACACATGACACTGTGGAAAGTGTCAGATACAG GATACTGGAACACTTTAATACATGTCCTGAAGAGTACTCCGTGATTTTCACATCAGGATGTACCGCAGCACTGAAAGTAGTGGCTGACACTTTCCCCTGGAAGGCTGCGTCGAATGAGAGGCCAGGAAGTCAGTTCTGCTACCTCACTGACAATCACACCTCAGTGGTGGGCATTCGTGGTGTGACTGCACTCCAGGGAGTTGGCACAGTTTCTGTTCTACCTTGCGAAGTGGAAACGCGAGCAAAAAAGCCCCCGACACAGACAAATGGAGAAGAGGAGTGCTCTGTGCCTCATCTTTTCTGTTATCCTGCTCAGAGTAACTTCTCAGGCAGAAAGTATCCTCTGAGCTATGTGAAGGGAATTCAGTCTCAGCAGCTCTATCCAGCATGTGAGCACCGTGGTCGATGGTTTGTTCTCCTCGACGCTGCTTGTTTTGTAAGCTGCTCACCTCTGGATCTAAGCCAATATCCTGCTGATTTTGTGCCAATATCTTTCTACAAAATGTTCGGCTTCCCGACTGGACTCGGAGCCTTGCTGGTGAGGAATGAGGCTGCTGAGGTTTTGAGAAAAACTTACTTTGGAGGAGGGACAGCAGCGGCTTATCTTGTGGCAGAGGACTATTTTGTACCAAAGCCAAATGTAGTCAGCAG ATTTGAGGATGGCACAATCTCCTTCCTTGACATCATTTCACTTCATCATGGTTTCGAAACACTTCGGAAACTTACAG GCAgtatgctgaacattcagcttcaCACATTTGGTTTAGCTCGCTACACTTACATTGTTCTCTCATGCCTGTGTCATAGCAATGGAAAACCTGTGGCACAGATACACTGTGATAATGACTTTCAGAATATGGCAGAACAGGGTGCAGTCCTCAACTTTAGCCTACTGGATTGTCATGGACAAACAGTAGGATATTCTCAG GTGGACAAAATGGCTAGTCTCTTCAACATTCATATTCGGACGGGCTGTTTCTGCAACACGGGAGCCTGCCAACATTATCTGGCTATCAGCAACCAAAATGTGAAGAGTAATTTGCAT GCTGGTCACATCTGTGGAGACAACATTGATCTGATTGAGGGACGTCCCACAGGATCCATCCGTGTGTCTTTTGGATACATGTCCAGTTTTGAGGACTGTCAAAACTTTCTTCGGTTTGTTGTGAACTGTTTTGTGGACAAACCTCTAATCTTGGACCAAAAGAGACTAACCAAGCTCAAGTCAGCTGAACCGATGAAGTTTGCAGCATCTAATGACCTACGATCAATACCAAATGGCCAACTAGGGCATGAGAATGGACAAGCCATCACGCCTTTACCTGAGAGAATAACACCATGTGAAGACATTGTATCAAAAGAAGGAAAGAACAATGGCAGTAGCCATACATTAACAAACCTCTTCATCTATCCTGTCAAATCATGTGCATCATTTGAG GTGACAGAGTGGCCACTGGGACCACAGGGTTTGTTGTATGACCGTTTGTGGATGGTTGTGAATGAGAATGGAGTTTGTCTCAGCCAGAAAAGGGAGCCAAAGCTGTGTCTCATCCGTCCTGTCATCTGTCTGGCCTCTAACATGCTGCAGCTTCAGGTCTCAG GCATGGAGGTAGTCACTGTTCCCTTGGAGACCAGTCTAGCGAATTCAGATCTAAGAACATCCCAGAGCAAAGTTTGCGGTGACAG GGTACAGACAGTGGATTGTGGGGAGGAAGTTTCAGCCTGGCTTTCTGAGTTTTTAGGAAAACCTTGTCGTCTAATAAGACAGAGGCCCGAATTCCTTCGTGATATGAAATTTGGACGAGGGAAAg TGGGTGACTGTGGCACCACTGCACTTTCGCTGGTGAATGAGGCTCAGTTTCTGCTTATTAACAGAGCCAGTGTGTCTTTTCTGCAAGAACACATTGCCAACAG GCACAATAGTGAGAATGAAGGAACATGGCAAGACATGGAGCAGCTCATTCAGCGTTTCAGGACAAATCTGGTCATCTCAGGACAGGAGGCGTTTGCAGAGGACGACTGGTCTGACTTGACAGTAGGAGACATACAGTTTCAG GTGATTGGGAGATGTGGCCGCTGTCAGATGATTGGAGTTGATCAGAAATCAGCCACTAGGACCCAGGAACCTCTTCGGTCTATTTCTGAATGCAGAAGTGGAAAG GTGACTTTTGGTGTTTACTTGGCTCACCAGTCAGCAAGGAACACCACTGCTGTCCCCATTTTATCCGTAGGGGCCCGTGTTATTCCACGAATATCCGAACCTACTGATAAACCTTAG